One Solanum lycopersicum chromosome 2, SLM_r2.1 genomic region harbors:
- the LOC101243653 gene encoding uncharacterized protein, protein MGTANIRDILTCFSPSLDFFAISSGDGRIKIWDTVKGQVQTEFADIVSMEKESSFNKPGGHLSMDYTCMKWLSCDRKKKRKIGTSLLVLGTGSGDFLALDVSAGHLKWRFSDCHPGGVNAISFPSHGSFIYTAGADGLVCKIDSMSGNLLHKFKASTKAISSLSISSDGKILATATSQLKVFNCLDDKKLQKFTGHPGAVRCMVFSEDGRHVLSSAVGDRHVAVWKLDGSKKKSACCSLAMDHPAVFLDSYNIKSGAANDAGLGVLAISEIGVCYFWHGKSFEELHNGKPTKIFASLDEKIMKKHKETMHSIFSAKLQSIGTSGSGHMFVAYGLLIKPSFEKVMVQPGEDIRLKSSLDGILLPFSQSRKSKQASKTQSQVTALDRANAEGALLPLPMILDQVGVETGIKPTVSKDVIGTQAEDEVTICMEDQLRSLGIISSDNDLLPPSILDAKILKRISADASVPQKKMKAAVLSMEPHDAYNFLKALVAAWQSRSSLGTHVLPWICCILVNHNEFVTSQEPLTPLLDSMNKLTKSKGVALNSLLQLSGRLQLVMAQIGKADNKKSPTSTLEVQMNDSEDDEVDEVMYGIDESQTSSDGDD, encoded by the exons ATGGGCACAGCTAATATAAGGGATATTTTGACTTGTTTTAGTCCTTCGTTAGACTTCTTTGCTATAAGTTCTGGTGATGGCCGTATCAAG ATATGGGATACTGTGAAGGGTCAGGTACAGACCGAGTTTGCAGATATTGTGTCAATGGAGAAAGAAAGCTCGTTTAATAAGCCAGGAGGTCATCTTTCAATGGATTATACTTGCATGAAGTGGTTATCATGTGACAGAAAG AAAAAAAGGAAGATTGGAACTTCATTATTGGTGTTAGGTACAGGAAGTGGTGATTTTTTGGCTCTAGATGTATCTGCAGGTCATCTGAAATGGAGATTTAGTGATTGCCATCCTGG CGGTGTCAACGCCATCTCATTCCCTTCACATGGTTCATTCATTTACACGGCTGGTGCTGATGGACTAGTTTGCAAAATTGACTCCATGTCCGGAAATTTACTGCATAAGTTTAAAGCTTCCACTAAAGCAATATCATCTTTATCCATTTCATCAG ATGGGAAAATATTAGCAACAGCAACTTCTCAGTTGAAGGTTTTCAATTGCTTGGATGACAAAAAGCTCCAGAAATTTACAGGCCATCCT GGGGCTGTCCGGTGTATGGTTTTCTCTGAAGATGGGAGACATGTTCTTTCTTCTGCTGTTGGTGACCGACATGTAGCAGTTTGGAAGTTAGATGGTAGCAAAAAGAAATCAGCATGCTGCTCGCTGGCAATGGATCACCCTGCTGTCTTCTTGGATAGCTACAACATTAAATCTGGAGCTGCAAATGATGCAGGCTTGGGTGTTTTGGCCATTTCAGAAATTGGTGTTTGCTACTTTTGGCATGGAAAGAGCTTTGAGGAACTGCACAATGGGAAGCCCACAAAGATATTTGCATCTTTAGATgagaaaataatgaagaaacaTAAAGAAACCATGCATAGTATTTTTTCAGCAAAATTGCAATCTATTGGCACATCTGGTTCTGGCCATATGTTTGTTGCATATGGCTTGCTTATAAAACCATCATTTGAAAAAGTTATGGTGCAGCCTGGGGAGGATATCAGATTAAAAAGTTCACTTGACGGGATCCTTCTACCCTTCAGTCAATCTCGCAAATCTAAACAAGCATCCAAGACCCAGAGTCAGG TTACTGCTCTCGATCGTGCAAATGCAGAGGGTGCATTACTTCCTTTGCCCATGATTCTTGATCAGGTTGGCGTGGAGACTGGAATTAAGCCCACAGTTAGCAAAG ATGTCATTGGTACACAAGCAGAAGATGAGGTCACAATTTGCATGGAGGACCAGTTAAGATCCTTGGGTATAATTAGCAGCGACAATGATCTCTTGCCTCCCTCAATTCTTGATgccaagattttgaaaagaataagTGCTGATGCTAGTGTGCCACAAAAGAAG ATGAAAGCCGCTGTTTTATCCATGGAACCGCATGATGCTTACAACTTTTTGAAAGCCTTGGTGGCTGCATGGCAGTCCAG ATCAAGCTTGGGAACACATGTTCTTCCATGGATATGCTGTATATTGGTGAACCACAATGAATTTGTTACATCGCAGGAACCACTGACGCCTCTTCTAGATTCCATGAACAAG CTTACCAAGTCAAAGGGAGTAGCCCTTAACTCATTATTGCAGTTATCTGGCCGTTTGCAACTCGTAATGGCACAG ATTGGGAAGGCTGATAATAAGAAAAGTCCGACATCAACACTCGAGGTGCAGATGAATGATAGTGAGGATGATGAGGTAGATGAAGTTATGTATGGCATAGATGAATCTCAAACGAGTAGTGACGGGGATGACTAG